Proteins from one Actinobacillus delphinicola genomic window:
- a CDS encoding DUF496 family protein, giving the protein MENNSKESFQEVLEYIRMYRLKNRLKRDLEHNNRKIRDNRKRALLLENLDQYITDDMTIEEIREIIENMRNDYESRVDDYNIRNAELSQQRREIREKMKQQKEAHKLMLKHAHK; this is encoded by the coding sequence ATGGAAAATAATAGCAAAGAATCATTCCAAGAAGTATTAGAATACATTCGCATGTATCGTCTTAAAAACCGTTTAAAACGCGATCTGGAACATAATAATCGTAAAATTCGAGATAACCGTAAACGTGCTTTATTACTTGAAAATCTCGATCAATACATTACTGATGATATGACAATCGAAGAAATTCGTGAAATTATTGAAAATATGCGTAACGATTATGAAAGCCGTGTTGATGATTACAATATCCGTAATGCAGAATTATCTCAACAACGCCGTGAGATTCGTGAAAAAATGAAACAACAAAAAGAAGCGCATAAACTTATGCTCAAACATGCGCATAAATAA
- a CDS encoding diflavin oxidoreductase, giving the protein MATIYIGYGSETGNAENLAKTLAQHLSELNLAPQLSSLNDIALDTLHHDDFLFIVTSNFGDGEAPGNATKFYEYLQSFPKLTCQYAIFGLGDVSYPKFCGFTKDLDNKLATLGATRIANRVDADTSYREFFKKWLHAVTAYFKGEKAALTELNLQVKAYGANQTFKGKIAKITRVNQGEFPVYDIEIDIRGSNMCYDAGDLLYLVPPTNTTTLQRIQDFYGHLTAKELELLHQKELRLLSKSLFRALAKKTNNETLKALTKISAAKEFNQYIYGRDIADVLIDFCDKNQVSVAEITSMLPDKLPRAYSIASDGQVSSDYVRLCVREVQYHLNEVEYHGTASGFLCHTKEGDEVDVYVRANAHFHLPKDEKAPVVMIGAGTGIAPYLGFLQSDRQGEMHLFFGERYKDKDFLYQNLLEHYLQEKRLTSLHTAFSRDQDEKIYVQHILHQQMPQLWELFQKGAHIYVCGSKANLGKPIDEVFLEMAKKYGNLDDAQSQQWLYDLVSTERYHKDLY; this is encoded by the coding sequence ATGGCGACTATATATATTGGTTACGGTTCAGAAACCGGAAATGCAGAAAATTTGGCGAAAACATTGGCGCAACACCTTAGCGAGTTGAATTTAGCGCCACAATTATCTTCGCTCAATGATATTGCATTAGATACATTACATCATGATGATTTTTTATTTATTGTAACGAGTAATTTTGGTGACGGAGAAGCACCAGGAAATGCGACAAAATTCTATGAATATCTTCAATCATTTCCAAAATTAACATGCCAATATGCAATTTTTGGGTTGGGTGATGTGTCTTATCCAAAATTCTGTGGTTTCACGAAAGATCTTGATAATAAATTGGCTACACTAGGAGCAACGCGTATTGCAAATCGTGTGGATGCAGATACCAGTTATCGTGAATTTTTCAAAAAATGGTTACATGCAGTAACTGCATATTTTAAAGGGGAAAAAGCGGCGTTAACTGAACTAAATTTACAAGTCAAAGCTTATGGTGCCAACCAAACTTTTAAAGGAAAAATTGCCAAAATAACACGAGTCAATCAAGGAGAATTCCCAGTGTATGACATTGAGATTGATATTCGTGGCAGCAACATGTGCTATGACGCAGGTGATTTGCTCTATCTTGTTCCGCCAACAAATACAACAACATTACAACGTATTCAAGATTTCTACGGACATCTAACCGCAAAAGAGCTTGAATTATTACATCAAAAAGAATTGCGTTTATTAAGCAAGTCACTTTTCCGAGCATTAGCTAAAAAAACAAATAATGAAACCTTAAAAGCATTAACGAAAATTAGTGCGGCAAAAGAATTTAATCAATACATCTATGGACGAGATATCGCCGATGTTTTAATTGATTTTTGCGATAAAAATCAGGTAAGTGTAGCGGAAATTACTTCAATGCTTCCCGATAAATTGCCACGCGCATATTCTATCGCTTCCGATGGACAGGTAAGCAGTGACTATGTGCGTTTATGCGTGCGTGAAGTACAGTATCATCTTAATGAAGTGGAATATCATGGTACTGCAAGTGGCTTTTTATGTCACACAAAAGAAGGTGATGAAGTGGATGTCTATGTGCGTGCAAATGCGCACTTCCATTTGCCAAAAGATGAAAAGGCACCTGTCGTTATGATTGGAGCGGGTACTGGGATTGCGCCTTATCTTGGTTTTTTACAATCGGATAGACAAGGGGAAATGCATTTATTCTTTGGTGAGCGCTACAAGGATAAAGATTTCCTCTACCAAAATTTACTAGAACACTATTTGCAAGAAAAACGTTTGACTTCATTACATACGGCTTTTTCACGTGATCAAGATGAAAAAATTTATGTGCAACATATTCTTCATCAACAAATGCCTCAATTATGGGAATTATTCCAAAAAGGTGCGCATATTTATGTTTGTGGAAGTAAAGCAAATCTCGGTAAACCGATTGATGAAGTCTTTTTAGAAATGGCAAAAAAATATGGAAATTTAGACGATGCACAAAGCCAGCAATGGCTATATGATTTAGTCAGTACGGAACGCTATCATAAAGATTTATATTAA
- the mltC gene encoding membrane-bound lytic murein transglycosylase MltC, giving the protein MKKYLIFALAPFLFACASKTETPELPPLDTKGLDILVGQFSHNIDDIWGVNELLVASRQDYVKYTDQYKTRSHINFEQGLITIGTLGTPKELQHAIVHTLLMGENADSIDLFASGDVPISDKPFLKDLVMDQKGKTIDNVREATAFANYLIKNRLQTRRLQNGRIEHFVEIPMVANHVALRAKSYLPLVRQASRRYNVDESLILAIMQVESSFNPYAVSYSNAVGLMQIVRTTAGRDVFKHQNRPGAPSKHYLLNPRHNIDIGTHYLSLLKNKYLAGIKDKDSLRYAVIASYNSGAGAVLRIFDKTPQNAINKINRLSPQRLYNILEREHPSLEARRYLMKVSKAQKNYRVIG; this is encoded by the coding sequence ATGAAAAAATACTTAATCTTTGCCCTTGCACCCTTTCTCTTTGCCTGTGCGAGTAAAACTGAAACACCAGAACTTCCACCACTTGATACCAAAGGGTTGGATATTCTTGTCGGTCAATTTTCACATAATATTGACGATATTTGGGGCGTGAATGAGCTACTCGTAGCAAGCCGACAAGATTATGTAAAATATACCGATCAATACAAAACTCGTAGCCATATTAACTTTGAACAAGGTCTTATTACTATCGGCACCCTAGGCACGCCGAAAGAATTACAACATGCCATTGTCCATACTCTCCTAATGGGAGAAAATGCAGACAGTATCGATCTCTTTGCCTCTGGTGATGTGCCTATCAGCGATAAACCTTTCTTAAAAGATCTGGTTATGGATCAAAAAGGAAAAACGATTGATAATGTTCGTGAAGCAACCGCTTTCGCTAACTATCTCATAAAAAATAGACTGCAAACTCGTCGCTTACAAAATGGTCGTATTGAACATTTTGTAGAGATTCCAATGGTTGCAAACCATGTTGCCTTACGTGCAAAAAGTTATCTTCCATTAGTTCGCCAAGCATCTCGCCGTTACAATGTGGATGAAAGCTTAATCCTTGCAATCATGCAAGTAGAATCAAGTTTTAACCCATACGCAGTTAGCTATTCTAATGCAGTTGGATTAATGCAAATTGTGCGCACTACTGCAGGTCGTGATGTCTTTAAACATCAAAATCGTCCTGGGGCACCGAGCAAGCATTATTTACTTAATCCACGCCATAATATTGATATTGGTACGCACTATCTTTCACTTTTGAAAAATAAATATCTTGCGGGAATTAAAGATAAAGACTCGCTACGTTACGCCGTTATCGCATCTTATAACAGCGGTGCTGGTGCAGTATTACGTATTTTTGATAAAACGCCACAAAATGCGATTAATAAAATCAACCGTTTATCCCCGCAACGCCTTTACAATATTCTTGAGCGTGAACACCCATCATTAGAAGCACGTCGTTATTTAATGAAAGTAAGTAAAGCTCAAAAAAATTATCGTGTTATTGGATAA
- the gltX gene encoding glutamate--tRNA ligase: MKFEPKYVFDLDPNVKVRTRFAPSPTGELHVGGARTALYSWLFAKGHKGEFVLRIEDTDLERSDPQKTEGILKSMEWLGLEWDHGPYYQTKRFDRYDEVIEQMLEEGLAYYCFISKEELAEIRAQQEANKEKPKAPRTYRDLPLSEAKKRIAAGEKPVVRFKNPLTGSVVFDDAIRGRIEISNDELDDLIIRRADGSPTYNFCVVIDDWEMAITHVVRGEDHINNTPRQINILKALGAPIPVYAHVSMINGDDGRKLSKRHGAVSAMEYHREGYLPEALVNYLVRLGWGHGDQEIFSREEMIKYFELNQVSHSASRFMVDKLQWLNQHYINNSPREEVAKALAWHYAQAGVDTTNGPALTTIIDMLGERSKTLVEMVEKSRYFFEDFSEFDEAAAKKNLKEAAIEPLKLVKEKLAALSTDNWTKETTHQAIQDTAAELEVGMGKVGMPLRVAVTGCGQSPSMDVTLEAIGRDRTLTRIQQAIDFIEAKNA, encoded by the coding sequence ATGAAATTTGAACCTAAATATGTTTTCGATTTAGACCCTAATGTTAAAGTTCGTACGCGTTTCGCTCCAAGCCCAACAGGCGAATTACACGTTGGTGGTGCGAGAACTGCACTTTACTCTTGGTTATTTGCTAAAGGTCACAAAGGTGAATTTGTTTTACGTATTGAAGACACCGACTTAGAACGCTCTGATCCACAAAAAACCGAAGGCATCTTAAAATCTATGGAATGGCTTGGTTTAGAATGGGATCACGGTCCATACTACCAAACAAAACGTTTCGATCGTTACGATGAAGTGATCGAACAAATGCTTGAAGAAGGTCTTGCATACTACTGCTTTATCTCTAAAGAAGAACTTGCTGAAATTCGTGCACAACAAGAAGCAAATAAAGAAAAACCAAAAGCACCTCGTACTTACCGCGATCTTCCATTAAGTGAAGCGAAAAAACGTATTGCAGCTGGCGAAAAACCTGTTGTTCGTTTCAAAAACCCATTAACAGGTTCTGTTGTTTTTGACGATGCAATTCGTGGACGCATTGAAATTAGCAATGACGAATTAGATGACCTTATCATCCGCCGTGCTGATGGTTCCCCAACTTATAACTTCTGCGTTGTAATTGATGACTGGGAAATGGCGATTACCCACGTTGTGCGTGGTGAAGATCACATCAACAATACCCCACGTCAAATCAATATTCTCAAAGCACTTGGTGCACCAATTCCAGTTTACGCACACGTTTCTATGATTAATGGTGATGATGGTCGTAAATTATCTAAACGCCATGGTGCGGTAAGTGCAATGGAATACCATCGTGAAGGTTACTTACCAGAAGCACTTGTAAACTATCTTGTACGTTTAGGTTGGGGACATGGCGATCAAGAAATCTTTAGTCGTGAAGAAATGATTAAGTATTTTGAATTAAACCAAGTAAGCCACTCTGCTAGTCGTTTCATGGTAGATAAATTACAATGGTTGAACCAACACTATATTAACAATTCTCCGCGTGAAGAAGTAGCAAAAGCATTGGCATGGCATTACGCACAAGCAGGCGTAGATACAACAAATGGTCCAGCACTTACCACCATCATTGATATGCTTGGTGAACGTAGTAAAACATTAGTTGAAATGGTAGAAAAAAGCCGTTATTTCTTCGAAGATTTCAGTGAATTTGATGAAGCTGCTGCGAAGAAAAACCTTAAAGAAGCAGCGATTGAACCATTAAAATTAGTAAAAGAAAAACTTGCCGCATTAAGTACAGACAACTGGACAAAAGAAACCACTCACCAAGCAATTCAAGATACCGCTGCTGAACTTGAAGTTGGGATGGGTAAAGTGGGTATGCCATTGCGTGTTGCCGTAACAGGATGTGGTCAATCTCCATCAATGGATGTAACGTTAGAAGCAATTGGTCGTGATCGTACTCTTACTCGAATCCAACAAGCGATTGATTTTATTGAAGCTAAAAACGCTTAA
- a CDS encoding BaiN/RdsA family NAD(P)/FAD-dependent oxidoreductase, translating to MQNKAECIIIGAGAAGLFCAAELAKRGKEVVVLDKGKKIGRKILMSGGGFCNFTNLDVTPHHYLCHNAHFVKSALARFTPWDFIGKVLEYGIPYHEKEAGQLFCDNGASDIVDMLKSECERYGVKFALQQSVEKIDYVAEEENRFCIYSLDKMWHCRHLIVATGGLSMPGLGVSPLGYQIAEQFGIPCYAPRASLVPFTWRENDKYFSELAGVALPVRVESESGQQFEKQMLFTHRGLSGPAILQISNYWQPNEKVMIDLLPGENIIDLIQETRQTSPKIQLKTLLGRYLPNRLVELWFDRAIIENRSLADMSKQQMHDLAEIIHHWQFLPNGTEGYRTAEVTLGGVDTDAISSKTMECKTVAGLYFIGEVLDVTGWLGGYNFQWAWSSAYACATSI from the coding sequence ATGCAAAATAAGGCTGAATGTATCATCATCGGTGCGGGGGCTGCTGGGCTATTCTGTGCGGCAGAATTAGCAAAACGCGGAAAGGAAGTAGTTGTTCTAGATAAAGGTAAAAAAATTGGGCGAAAAATTCTGATGTCTGGTGGTGGATTTTGTAATTTCACTAACCTTGATGTTACGCCACATCATTATCTTTGCCATAATGCCCATTTTGTAAAATCTGCATTAGCACGCTTTACGCCATGGGATTTTATTGGGAAAGTTCTGGAATATGGGATTCCTTACCATGAAAAAGAGGCAGGACAGCTTTTTTGTGATAACGGAGCAAGTGATATTGTCGATATGCTTAAAAGCGAATGTGAGCGCTATGGTGTAAAATTTGCATTGCAGCAATCAGTTGAGAAAATTGATTATGTAGCCGAGGAAGAAAATCGTTTTTGCATATACTCTTTAGATAAAATGTGGCATTGCCGTCACCTTATTGTTGCGACAGGTGGGCTTTCTATGCCAGGGCTAGGGGTAAGTCCGCTTGGTTATCAAATTGCAGAACAGTTTGGGATTCCTTGTTATGCACCTCGTGCGAGTTTAGTCCCTTTTACTTGGCGTGAAAATGATAAATATTTTTCCGAATTAGCGGGCGTGGCATTGCCAGTTCGGGTTGAATCAGAAAGTGGTCAACAGTTTGAAAAACAAATGCTGTTCACGCATCGTGGGCTATCTGGACCTGCAATTTTACAAATTTCAAATTATTGGCAACCGAATGAGAAAGTAATGATTGATTTGCTACCAGGTGAAAACATCATTGATCTCATTCAAGAAACTCGCCAAACTTCACCCAAAATTCAATTAAAAACCTTGTTGGGGCGTTATTTGCCAAATCGGTTGGTTGAATTATGGTTTGATAGGGCAATCATAGAAAATCGCAGCCTAGCGGATATGAGTAAGCAACAAATGCATGATCTTGCAGAGATTATTCATCATTGGCAATTTTTACCAAATGGCACAGAAGGCTATCGTACCGCTGAAGTGACACTGGGCGGGGTTGATACCGATGCGATTTCTTCTAAGACAATGGAATGTAAAACGGTTGCTGGACTGTATTTTATTGGTGAAGTGTTAGATGTGACAGGCTGGCTAGGTGGTTATAATTTCCAATGGGCGTGGAGTAGTGCTTACGCCTGTGCTACGAGTATTTAA
- the alaS gene encoding alanine--tRNA ligase, with the protein MKSTAQIRHDYLHFFEEKGHKIVESSSLVPHNDPTLLFTNAGMNQFKDVFLGMDKRPYSRATTSQRCVRAGGKHNDLENVGYTARHHTFFEMLGNFSFGDYFKHDAINFAWEFLTSPKWLGLPKEKLWVTVYEQDDEAYGIWKNEVGIPAERIIRIGDNKGAPYASDNFWQMGDTGPCGPCTEIFYDHGEHIWGGVPGSPEEDGDRYIEIWNIVFMQFNRLADGTMEKLPKPSVDTGMGLERIAAVMQHVDSNYDIDIFKTLIAAVAELTGTKDLENKSLRVIADHIRSCAYLIADGVVPSNEGRGYVLRRIIRRAVRHGHLLGAQSPFFHKLVPTLIQVMDQAGDIIEANKENIVTLLKREEEQFSHTLDRGLTLLDEALAQVENNTLSGDVAFKLYDTYGFPLDLTADVCRERGIEIDEEGFDKAMNEQRQRAQSASNFGMDYNSVIRMDAQTHFHGYTQDKAEGKILALFVDGKEVEAVNAGEKAVIVLDNTPFYAESGGQVGDSGELFVGDAVFNVEDTQKYGQVFGHIGTVAQGTLKVGDQVVAIVDAERRQRTAINHSATHLLHAALRQVLGTHVTQKGSLVSANGLRFDFVQPEAISADKLVEIENLVNAQIRKNNTIITEEMDIEAAKGKGAMALFGEKYADNVRVLTMGDFSIELCGGVHAKHTGDIGLFKIVSESAIAAGVRRIEAVTGQGAMDWLHQQQAVIAQSADLLKADATSLVEKIQGLQDKAKKAEKELQMLQQKLALQAGADLAKQAEQMQGHAVILKQLDGIDTKALRTMVDDLKNQLGSGIVVLASANEDKVNLVVGVTKDLTAKVKAGELVNLMAQAVGGKGGGRPDMAMAGGNEPQHIAKALEVAKEWLANHL; encoded by the coding sequence ATGAAAAGTACTGCTCAAATTCGTCATGATTATCTTCATTTTTTTGAAGAAAAAGGGCATAAAATTGTAGAAAGTAGTTCACTTGTTCCGCACAACGATCCTACTTTACTTTTTACTAATGCGGGGATGAACCAATTTAAAGACGTTTTCTTAGGAATGGACAAACGTCCTTATTCTCGTGCAACGACCTCTCAACGTTGCGTACGTGCGGGTGGTAAACATAACGATCTTGAAAACGTAGGTTATACAGCACGTCACCACACATTCTTTGAAATGCTAGGTAACTTTAGTTTCGGTGATTATTTCAAACACGATGCAATTAACTTTGCATGGGAATTTTTAACCTCACCAAAATGGCTTGGTTTACCAAAAGAAAAACTTTGGGTAACTGTTTATGAGCAAGATGATGAAGCATATGGCATTTGGAAAAATGAAGTAGGTATTCCAGCTGAACGTATTATCCGTATTGGTGATAATAAAGGTGCACCTTACGCATCAGATAACTTCTGGCAAATGGGGGATACTGGTCCTTGTGGTCCTTGTACCGAAATTTTCTACGATCACGGTGAACATATTTGGGGTGGCGTACCAGGATCTCCTGAAGAAGACGGCGATCGATATATTGAGATCTGGAATATCGTATTTATGCAATTCAACCGCCTTGCAGATGGTACGATGGAAAAATTACCAAAACCATCTGTAGATACAGGTATGGGATTAGAACGTATTGCTGCGGTAATGCAACATGTTGATTCTAACTATGATATTGATATTTTCAAAACCCTTATCGCGGCTGTTGCAGAATTAACAGGAACAAAAGATCTTGAAAATAAATCATTACGTGTAATTGCGGATCACATTCGTTCTTGTGCGTATTTAATCGCTGATGGTGTAGTACCTTCAAATGAAGGTCGTGGTTATGTATTACGTCGTATTATTCGCCGTGCGGTTCGTCATGGACATTTATTAGGTGCACAATCACCATTCTTCCACAAACTTGTACCAACACTTATTCAAGTGATGGATCAAGCTGGCGATATTATTGAAGCAAATAAAGAAAATATCGTGACTTTATTAAAACGTGAAGAAGAACAATTCTCTCATACTTTAGATCGTGGTCTAACACTATTAGATGAAGCACTTGCTCAAGTAGAAAATAATACCTTATCTGGCGATGTTGCCTTCAAACTTTATGATACATACGGTTTCCCACTTGATTTAACTGCGGATGTATGTCGTGAACGTGGTATCGAAATTGATGAAGAAGGTTTCGATAAAGCAATGAATGAACAACGTCAACGTGCTCAATCTGCAAGTAACTTCGGTATGGACTACAACAGTGTAATTCGCATGGATGCCCAAACGCATTTCCATGGATATACTCAAGATAAAGCAGAAGGAAAAATCTTAGCTTTATTTGTAGATGGCAAAGAAGTAGAAGCTGTTAATGCAGGTGAAAAAGCAGTTATCGTACTTGATAACACGCCATTCTATGCAGAATCAGGTGGTCAAGTCGGGGATAGCGGTGAATTATTCGTAGGTGATGCAGTATTTAACGTCGAAGATACACAAAAATATGGACAAGTATTTGGTCATATTGGTACAGTGGCACAAGGCACTTTAAAAGTAGGTGATCAAGTTGTTGCTATTGTTGATGCTGAACGTCGTCAACGTACAGCAATTAACCACTCTGCAACACACTTACTCCATGCAGCATTACGCCAAGTATTAGGTACGCATGTTACTCAAAAAGGTTCTTTAGTTTCTGCAAATGGTTTACGTTTTGACTTTGTACAACCAGAGGCAATTTCAGCAGATAAATTAGTTGAAATTGAAAACCTTGTGAACGCACAAATTCGTAAAAATAATACGATTATCACTGAAGAAATGGATATTGAAGCGGCTAAGGGTAAAGGCGCAATGGCATTATTCGGTGAAAAATATGCCGATAACGTGCGCGTATTAACTATGGGCGATTTTTCAATTGAACTTTGTGGTGGCGTACACGCAAAACACACTGGTGATATTGGTTTATTTAAAATTGTATCAGAAAGTGCAATTGCTGCTGGCGTTCGTCGTATTGAAGCTGTCACTGGTCAAGGTGCTATGGATTGGCTACATCAACAACAAGCTGTTATCGCACAAAGTGCTGATTTATTAAAAGCAGATGCAACAAGTTTGGTAGAAAAAATCCAAGGCTTACAAGATAAAGCGAAAAAAGCTGAAAAAGAGTTACAAATGCTCCAACAAAAACTTGCTTTACAAGCAGGTGCTGATTTAGCTAAACAAGCTGAACAAATGCAAGGTCATGCTGTTATTCTTAAACAGCTTGATGGTATTGATACTAAAGCGTTACGTACGATGGTTGATGATCTTAAAAATCAACTTGGCTCAGGTATCGTTGTTTTAGCTTCAGCAAATGAAGATAAAGTAAACCTTGTTGTAGGTGTAACAAAAGATTTAACCGCAAAAGTTAAAGCTGGCGAGTTAGTTAATCTTATGGCACAAGCTGTGGGTGGTAAAGGAGGCGGTCGTCCAGATATGGCGATGGCTGGTGGTAACGAACCACAACATATTGCGAAAGCCCTAGAAGTTGCAAAAGAATGGCTTGCTAATCATCTTTAA
- the galU gene encoding UTP--glucose-1-phosphate uridylyltransferase GalU, with product MKAIIPVAGLGTRMLPATKAIPKEMLTLVDKPLIQYVVNECIAAGIKEIVLVTHSSKNAIENHFDTSFELETMLEKRVKRQLLEEVRSICPKDVTIMHVRQGNAKGLGHAVLCGLPLVGNNPFAVVLPDVLLAEFSANQQTENLSAMIKRFEETKMSQIMVAPVNPEEVSSYGVVDCAGKELHEGESAKIVNIVEKPSVENAPSNLAVVGRYVFSENIWELLAKTPVGVGDEIQLTDAIDMLIEKEPVEAFCMKGDTFDCGNKLGYMQAFVEYGIHHDKLGEDFKNYLKALVAEF from the coding sequence ATGAAAGCGATTATTCCCGTTGCAGGATTGGGAACACGAATGTTACCCGCAACCAAGGCGATTCCAAAAGAAATGCTGACGTTGGTAGATAAACCGTTAATTCAATATGTTGTGAATGAATGTATTGCTGCGGGTATTAAAGAAATTGTTCTTGTTACACACTCATCTAAAAATGCAATTGAAAACCATTTTGATACATCGTTTGAATTAGAAACGATGCTTGAAAAGCGTGTTAAGCGTCAATTATTAGAAGAAGTACGTTCTATTTGTCCTAAAGATGTGACTATTATGCACGTTCGCCAAGGGAATGCGAAGGGCTTGGGACACGCTGTTTTATGTGGGTTACCACTCGTTGGGAACAATCCATTTGCCGTAGTATTACCCGATGTACTGTTAGCTGAATTTTCAGCAAATCAGCAAACAGAGAATCTTTCAGCCATGATTAAACGTTTTGAAGAAACGAAAATGAGTCAAATTATGGTTGCACCAGTAAATCCAGAAGAAGTCAGTTCTTATGGGGTTGTAGATTGTGCTGGTAAAGAATTACATGAAGGTGAAAGTGCTAAGATTGTAAACATTGTTGAAAAACCGAGTGTTGAGAATGCACCATCTAATCTCGCCGTCGTGGGTCGTTATGTATTTTCTGAAAATATTTGGGAACTTCTTGCCAAAACACCAGTAGGTGTTGGTGATGAAATTCAATTAACAGATGCAATCGATATGTTAATTGAAAAAGAACCTGTTGAAGCCTTTTGTATGAAAGGGGATACCTTTGACTGTGGAAACAAATTAGGCTATATGCAGGCTTTTGTAGAATATGGTATTCATCATGATAAACTTGGTGAAGACTTCAAAAACTATCTTAAAGCACTCGTAGCAGAATTCTAA
- the csrA gene encoding carbon storage regulator CsrA, whose amino-acid sequence MLILSRRVGERFLIGDNIIVTVLGVSGCNVKLGIEAPKETEIYREELYAKIQQQKESETQKSE is encoded by the coding sequence ATGCTTATATTATCAAGAAGAGTCGGGGAACGCTTTCTTATCGGTGACAACATCATCGTGACGGTATTGGGAGTGTCAGGATGTAATGTGAAATTAGGTATTGAGGCACCTAAGGAAACAGAAATTTACCGTGAAGAATTGTATGCAAAAATTCAGCAACAAAAGGAATCTGAAACACAGAAATCAGAATAG
- the serC gene encoding 3-phosphoserine/phosphohydroxythreonine transaminase, with protein MQDVFNFSAGPATMPKAVLEKAQQELLNWQNLHTSVMEVSHRGEAFMKMVAEAEQNLRKLYHVPDNYKILFLQGGARGQFAAIPMNLLGKNQKALYLTSGHWSKLAAQEARLFANLDEIDLLEQGKDTLQVGQLDFSDIASKYDYVHYCPNETISGVEIFDVPNVGNTVLVADMSSCILSRQIDISKFGMIYAGAQKNLGPSGITLVIIREDLLTQTEQSKIPSIWNYTVQANRDSMINTPPTFAWYLCGLVFEHWLAQGGLPAIEVQNKEKALLLYTYLDESDFYHNNVAVENRSEMNVTFTTGDSELDKCFVAEAQEHGLLALKGHKVQGGMRASIYNAMPLSGVVALVTFMEYFANTHKK; from the coding sequence ATGCAGGATGTATTCAATTTCAGCGCAGGACCTGCGACTATGCCGAAAGCGGTTTTAGAGAAAGCACAGCAAGAGTTACTAAATTGGCAAAATTTACATACTTCAGTCATGGAAGTCAGCCACCGCGGTGAAGCGTTTATGAAAATGGTGGCGGAGGCAGAGCAAAATTTGCGTAAGCTTTATCATGTGCCAGATAATTATAAAATCCTGTTTCTTCAAGGCGGTGCAAGAGGACAATTCGCTGCTATTCCAATGAATTTATTAGGAAAAAATCAAAAAGCACTTTATTTAACAAGTGGTCATTGGTCAAAATTAGCAGCACAAGAAGCACGCCTTTTTGCTAACCTTGATGAGATTGATCTTTTAGAACAAGGAAAAGATACTTTACAAGTCGGGCAACTAGATTTTTCTGATATCGCCTCAAAATATGATTATGTTCATTATTGTCCAAATGAAACAATCAGTGGGGTAGAAATCTTTGATGTGCCAAATGTAGGGAATACCGTGTTAGTTGCGGATATGTCATCTTGTATTTTGTCACGCCAAATTGATATTTCTAAATTTGGAATGATCTATGCAGGAGCGCAAAAAAACCTTGGCCCATCAGGTATTACATTAGTGATTATCCGTGAAGATTTACTTACTCAGACAGAACAAAGCAAAATTCCGAGTATTTGGAATTACACTGTTCAAGCGAATCGTGATTCTATGATTAATACACCGCCGACTTTTGCTTGGTATCTATGTGGACTGGTCTTTGAGCATTGGCTTGCGCAAGGCGGATTACCTGCGATTGAAGTTCAGAATAAAGAGAAAGCATTATTACTTTACACCTATTTAGATGAAAGTGATTTTTATCATAATAATGTTGCTGTTGAAAATCGCTCTGAGATGAATGTAACCTTTACCACTGGCGATAGTGAATTGGATAAGTGTTTTGTTGCTGAAGCGCAAGAGCATGGGCTATTGGCCTTGAAAGGGCATAAAGTTCAAGGTGGAATGCGTGCATCGATTTATAATGCGATGCCGTTAAGTGGTGTGGTAGCATTGGTTACCTTTATGGAGTATTTTGCGAATACGCATAAAAAATAA